One Amphiprion ocellaris isolate individual 3 ecotype Okinawa chromosome 5, ASM2253959v1, whole genome shotgun sequence genomic region harbors:
- the tp53rk gene encoding EKC/KEOPS complex subunit TP53RK: protein MAALDFLKTAELLKQGAEARVYRAEFLGKPTIVKERFPKRYRHPTLDEKLTHRRTTQEVRSILRCRRAGIRAPVVYFVDYTSHCIFLEEIVGSSTVRDHIASSQQSDSGTEQNLQQLAERVGQILAKMHDEDVIHGDLTTSNMLLRRSQKDGESELVLIDFGLSYISALPEDKGVDLYVLEKAFLSTHPNTEELFEKLLKSYAASSKKSSAVIKKLDEVRLRGRKRSMVG from the exons atggCGGCGTTAGACTTCCTGAAAACAGCAGAGTTACTGAAACAAGGAGCAGAAGCCCGAGTTTACCGGGCGGAATTTCTGGGAAAACCGACTATAGTGAAGGAAAGATTCCCGAAACGTTACAGACACCCGACGCTGGACGAGAAGCTGACACACCGCCGGACCACGCAGGAGGTCCGGTCCATCCTGCGCTGCCGGAGAGCGG gcATACGTGCACCTGTTGTCTACTTTGTGGACTACACTTCCCACTGCATTTTCCTGGAGGAAATCGTGGGTTCGTCGACTGTGCGTGACCACATTGCATCCAGTCAGCAGTCTGACTCCGGTACAGAGcagaatctgcagcagctggctgAGCGGGTCGGTCAGATTTTGGCCAAAATGCACGATGAGGACGTCATACATGGAGACCTGACGACCTCCAACATGCTGCTGAGACGCAGTCAAAAGGACGGAGAGTCTGAGCTGGTCCTCATCGACTTCGGCTTGAGTTACATCTCGGCTCTGCCAGAAGACAAGGGGGTGGACCTGTACGTTCTGGAGAAGGCTTTCCTCAGCACCCACCCGAACACTGAGGAGCTGTTTGAGAAGCTGCTGAAGAGCTATGCTGCGTCGTCCAAGAAGTCGTCAGCCGTCATCAAAAAGCTCGACGAGGTTCGGttgagagggaggaagaggtcCATGGTGGGATGA